One Rhizoctonia solani chromosome 2, complete sequence DNA segment encodes these proteins:
- a CDS encoding mitochondrial chaperone BCS1, protein MDTLKNLLVPGSNALQDTLRLVVIGGAVETARRTGIRDGALLSIHFTDELACSFLTATFMQDDYPYDWVMHWLSKQPAWSRAREFEITTRNADSSRLGVKTPTDQEFEEDEEFGLVDDDEQLVHGRRKRKVALTPSADTTHNIYYRGHWLRVRRKGNRIRHSADRSRRNNAIIKKLVLQAKYEYEQDMEHRVHIFLADQGGGWRWNGARHKRPMSSIVLEPGVKDMLLTDAKDFLRSEDWYAERGIPFRRGYLLHGVPGSGKTSLIHALAGELGLDIYVVSLNMKGMSDNTLANLMGRIPQRCILLEDLDAAFTRGTSRDTKSTGAPTAKTAAETKADDPNTLSLSGLLNCLDGRLDPALSRPGRMDVWVDFKNASRWQAEEIFKNFFPSKPPVTRRRAHPRRRRRSREEASCKPSSRYTALVPLLDVEEISELAKRFAQHIPEDELSVASLQGYLLKNKTRPREKERLEKEEAEEKEKKEKEEKEKKEKEEKREKRKKEKEEKLEKERKLKLEQEARNARRQSRTSSSSTSVTASTSSATTGTTNSTATTDSETSDDESDAATTKTRTTTNSTESQSTEPSGSKWVNVKGATGGPVSTAGIIESVTDLIA, encoded by the exons ATGGATACACTGAAGAACCTACTAGTGCCTGGTTCAAATGCATTACAAGACACGTTGAGACTGGTGGTCATCGGGGGCGCAGTGGAAACTGCACGACGCACGGGTATACGGGATGGAGCACTTTTGTCGATTCATT TTACTGATGAGCTGGCATGCAGTTTCCTCACCGCCACGTTTATGCAAGATGACTA CCCATATGACTGGGTGATGCACTGGCTTTCCAAACAA CCCGCTTGGAGCCGTGCGCGCGAATTTGAGATCACGACCCGCAATGCTGATTCTTCGAGACTGGGCGTAAAAACCCCTACCGATCAGGAATTTGAGGAAGATGAGGAATTTGGTTTGGTAGACGATGACGAGCAACTTGTTCACGGCCGAAGGAAGCGTAAGGTGGCGTTGACACCATCAGCCG ATACTACCCACAATATCTACTACAGGGGCCATTGGCTGCGCGTGAGGAGAAAAGGCAATCGGATTCGCCACAGTGCTGAC CGTAGTCGCCGCAACAATGCCATCATCAAGAAACTCGTCCTTCAAGCCAAGTACGAGTACGAACAGGACATGGAACACCGAG TTCACATCTTCCTCGCCGATCA AGGAGGAGGATGGCGCTGGAACGGAGCCCGACACAAACGACCAATGTCGTCGATCGTTCTTGAGCCTGGTGTGAAGGACATGCTTCTCACCGACGCCAAGGACTTTTTACGAAGTGAAGATTGGTACGCTGAGCGGG GTATTCCTTTCCGTCGAGGGTACCTGCTTCACGGGGTCCCTGGAAGCGgcaagacttccttgatccaTGCACTTGCTGGAGAGCTTGGTCTCGACATTTACGTTGTCAGTCTAAATATGAAAGG AATGAGTGATAACACGCTAGCGAACCTGATGGGACGTATTCCTCAGCGGTGTATCCTACTCGAA GATTTGGATGCTGCATTCACACGAGGCACTAGCCGTGATACCAAGTCGACGGGTGCTCCCACCGCAAAGACTGCAGCAGAAACCAAGGCTGATGATCCCAACACACTTAGTCTCAGCGGGTTGTTGAACTGTCTCGATGGC CGCCTGGACCCCGCGCTCTCTCGGCCGGGTCGTATGGATG TATGGGTCGACTTTAAGAATGCATCCAGGTGGCAAGCCGAGGAGATTTTCAAGAACTTCTTCCCGTCTAAACCCCCCGTTACCCGAAGAAGAGCCCACCCCCGAAGACGCAGAAGAAGCAGAGAAGAAGCGTCTTGCAAACCGTCGTCGCGATACACGGCACTGGTTCCCCTCCTCGATGTTGAGGAGATTTCAGAGCTAGCCAAGCGCTTTGCGCAGCACATTCCCGAGGACGAGCTGAGCGTTGCTAGCCTTCAGGGATACCTGCTCAAGAACAAGACTCGTCCTC gagagaaagagaggctCGAGAAGGAAGAG GCcgaggagaaggagaagaaggaaaaggaagaaaaggagaaaaaagagaaagaggaAAAGCGTGaaaagaggaagaaggaaAAAGAAGAGAAACTCGAAAAGGAGCGCAAGCTCAAGTTGGAGCAGGAAGCC AGGAACGCCCGGCGCCAGTCACgtacatcatcatcatccacCTCTGTAACTGCTTCTACCTCTTCTGCTACCACGGGCACCACCAACTCCACCGCCACAACTGATTCTGAGACCTCGGACGACGAAAGCGACGCTGCGACGACCAAAACACGCACTACCACCAACAGCACTGAATCCCAAAGTACTGAGCCTTCTGGAAGCAAATGGGTGAACGTTAAGGGCGCAACCGGTGGCCCGGTGTCGACCGCCGGAATCATTGAGAGCGTTACCGACTTGATTGCTTGA
- a CDS encoding SYS1 domain-containing protein, with protein sequence MSSSFRLPHGWHPTIIIAQIIALQCLHYLVLSLLIPPLLYLFANPYALAYEGGAANVAMVMDWRELVGRATIREPRGRGWSGFSSSGAWSGGVKLGGDSGQEEAWVDPVRSWIISLCWLVASTVDVYFLYILVRRPTHILDFALTLVLNHTILTTYYARSLPTSLFFWLIMALGAVISVVGAEQLCVKREMREGIEMAGEEQDDEVEMDRRD encoded by the exons ATGTCTTCCTCATTTCGCCTTCCACACGGATGGCACCCAACTATAATTATCGCTCAG ATTATCGCTCTTCAATGTTTGCATTATCTCGTTCTTTCTCTGTTAATACCACCTCTCCTATACTTGTTCGCAAACCCATACGCCCTCGCCTATGAGGGAGGAGCTGCCAACGTTGCGATGGTCATGGACTGGCGAGAACTAGTCGGCCGGGCTACTATTCGCGAACCTCGAGGCCGCGGGTGGAGTGGGTTTAGTAGCAGTGGCGCATGGAGTGGAGGGGTCAAGCTGGGTGGTGATTCTGGGCAAGAAGAGGCATGGGTTGATCCGGTCAGGAGCTGGATCATATCCCTATGTTGGCTGGTCGCATCCACAGTGGA TGTATACTTTTTGTACATCTTGGTCCGACGCCCAACGCACATCCTCGACTTTGCCCTGACCCTTGTTCTGAACCATACCATACTCACGACCTACTATGCTCGATCACTCCCTACCTCGCTATTCTTTTGGCTAATCATGGCGTTGGGCGCTGTCATTTCCGTTGTTGGGGCTGAACAGCTGTGCGTCAAGAGAGAAATGCGTGAAGGTATCGAAATGGCCGGAGAGGAGCAAGACGATGAGGTAGAAATGGATCGAAGGGATTAA
- a CDS encoding oxidoreductase family protein yields the protein MGASSFALTSKQQILLAILQGITQGVLIPLLISFLTSKHSHRLWFKVYVVFTNILSLTHTIIRIAEAFSALDPVPNLLPFELSSIFVTCSIAASTQAFFIYRCWRMFNKRTIFVVPFVLGLFAALISGALIGLFAAGVIHSTWRTIDTTLAVWIFSAFTLDLCMTVTTTIYLYRLRGDHNDNDNVFVTAGTLYGFASAAMPLCLIALVILDVYVLPQKLIPAPLAADLSEKFLLMSLMITLTGQGYVRRQLERPRRARLSGLAISQGTTGLVSEPVFASGSVAYELQARSILGTTRSGYGSDTTGRYPGPEDANRSCLSVNKSQMAEPSKPIQVHLSQKSVDFMP from the exons ATGGGAGCCTCTTCCTTCGCGCTTACTTCGAAGCAGCAGATTCTATTAGCTATACTACAAGGAATCACCCAAG GTGTACTTATCCCGTTGTTGATCAGTTTCCTTACGTCCAAGCACAGCCACCGGCTGTGGTTCAAAGTCTATGTGGTATTCACCAACATTCTATCATTGACACACACCATAATTCGTATAGCAGAAGCTTTTTCAGCATTGGATCCTGTGCCGAACCTTTTACCT TTTGAGCTTAGCTCCATATTCGTCACGTGTAGTATTGCTGCATCCACCCAGGCCTTCTTCATTTATAGGTGCTGGCGAATGTTTAACAAACGAACGATATTTGTCGTTCCATTTGTCCTTGGCCTTTTCGCTGCACTTATCTCTGGTGCCTTGATT GGACTCTTCGCTGCTGGAGTGATACACAGTACATGGCGCACA ATCGATACTACAT TGGCTGTATGGATTTTTAGTGCGTTTACGCTGGACCTTTGTATGACCGTGACAA CAACAATTTATTTGTACCGGCTGCGAGGAG ATCATAACGATAACGATAACGTCTTTGTGACTGCTGGCACTTTATATGGGTTC GCCTCTGCAGCTATGCCTCTGTGCTTGATTGCTCTAGTCATTCTTGATGTATATGTT TTGCCCCAAAAATTAATACCAGCGCCGTTGGCTGCAGATCTATCCG AGAAATTCTTGCTTATGTCCTTGATGATAACATTAACTGG ACAAGGATATGTGCGAAGACAGCTTGAGCGGCCTCGTCGCGCTAGACTATCCGGTCTCGCTATATCCCAGGGCACCACGGGACTTGTGAGCGAGCCTGTGTTCGCCTCAGGG TCGGTAGCTTATGAACTTCAGGCTAGAAGTATACTGGGTACCACAAGATCTGGCTATGGCAGCGACACTACAGGAAGATATCCGGGACCAGAGGATGCGAATAGAAGCTGT CTCTCTGTTAATAAGTCCCAGATGGCCGAGCCTAGCAAACCTATTCAGGTCCATCTTTCGCAGAAATCGGTTGATTTCATGCCTTGA